A window of Ranitomeya variabilis isolate aRanVar5 chromosome 2, aRanVar5.hap1, whole genome shotgun sequence contains these coding sequences:
- the LOC143809211 gene encoding uncharacterized protein LOC143809211 has translation MNSVLSKRGKKKLVYENHIYIFSKRTADDVHSLWVCEKRLTSKGCVWTNEASGEVVKVTNPHNHAAQAARPEAIRLVNEVVTRARTTQETPQQILTEVISGTHSNVVALLPKKLSLKRTLRLSRQLGNIPRLPQTLDQLVIPQKFKGINIDGIQQQFLLYDSGSGHRRILIFGTRDNLHLLAQSKEWFADGIFSTTPSLFKQLYTIHVVHSGLVVPVVYALLTDKSRSTYQRLLQQLKNMQPRLQPHNLMLDFELAAIQAFENEFPNLKKTSCFFHLSQSVWRKVQNEGLKVQYQGNHEFAHWIRMIPALSFLPIQNDVPSFEELVENPDFPQEAIPIANYFEDTFIGQMTHRRRQVPLFPVQLWNMYERTLNDQQRTNNVEGWHRSFQETCGTLFPNTYRFINCLKHQQELHSLEIIQIIAGNPTTAINKKIAAISARVKRIMQDFNNRTLIDYLRGIAYSFEF, from the exons ATGAATTCAGTTCTATCCAAACGTGGGAAGAAGAAGTTGGTCTACGAGAATCACATTTACATATTTTCCAAACGAACGGCTGACGATGTCCATTCCCTCTGGGTGTGTGAAAAACGGTTGACTAGCAAGGGATgtgtttggaccaatgaagcaTCTGGTGAAGTGGTGAAAGTAACCAATCCCCACAACCACGCAGCACAAGCagcaagacctgaagcaatccgACTTGTCAATGAGGTggtcaccagggcaaggacaacacaggagacaccacaacagattctcacagaagtCATTTCAGGAACCCATTCTAATGTTGTAGCACTTCTCCCAAAGAAATTATCACTGAAGAGAACACTACGATTAtcaaggcaacttggcaatattCCAAGGCTGCCCCAAACCCTTGATCAGCTTGTTATTCCCCAGAAGTTCAAGGGGATCAATATTGATGGCAtccagcagcagttccttctgtatgactctg GAAGTGGACACAGGCGTATCTTGATATTTGGAACAAgagacaatctccatctactggcccaaagtaaagagtggtttgctgatggcatTTTTTCCACTACACCATCCCTGTTCAAGCAACTTTATACAATCCATgtagtccacagcggccttgttgttcctgtagtgTACGCCTTACTGACGGACAAGAGCCGTTCAACATACCAGAGATTGCTACAACAGCTGAAGAACATGCAACCTAGACTGCAGCCacacaacctgatgttggattttgaactagctgcaatcCAGGCATTTGAGAATGAATTCCCCAACCTCAAGAAGACCAGTTGCTTCTTCCACCTATCACAGTCAgtttggcgtaaagttcaaaatgaaggactcaaggtGCAATATCAAGGTAACCATGAATTTGCTCATTGGATACGCATGATACCTGCCCTTTCCTTTCTACCAATACAGAATGATGTGCCTTCATTTGAAGAGTTAGTGGAAAATCCTGACTTTCCACAAGAAGCCATACCCattgccaactattttgaagaTACCTTTATTGGTCAAATGACTCACAGAAGACGTCAGGTACCTTTGTTTCCAGTTCAACTTTGGAATATGTATGAACGAACATTAAATGATCAACAGAGAACAAATAATGTTGAAGGATGGCACCGTAGCTTTCAagaaacatgtggtactcttttcccaaatacataccggttcattaactgtctgaaacatcagcaagagctccacagtttagaaattattcagataatagcaggaaatcccaccactgcaataaacaaaaaaattgctgcaatttcagcaagggttaaacgtATTATGCAAGATTTCAACAATAGAACCTTGATAGATTATCTGAGAGGCATCGCCTACAGCTTTGAGTTTTAG